The following coding sequences are from one Nicotiana tomentosiformis chromosome 3, ASM39032v3, whole genome shotgun sequence window:
- the LOC104086984 gene encoding probable inactive purple acid phosphatase 1 has protein sequence MGTLVAFLSIMLTLVSRQGVTCHGEHPLSKIAIHKTVLSLDIHASIKATPSVLGVNGENKKWVVLEYNISNPSAGDWIGVFSPGNFSASSCFPDNPRTFPPFLCTAPIKYKYANYSSRRYKDTGKGSLKLQLINQRSDFSFALFSGGLFSPKLVAVSNIVAFANPNAPVYPRLAQGKTWGEMTVTWTSGYGINEAEPFVEWGRKGGQKGRTPAGTLTFDRSSMCGAPARTVGWRDPGFIHTSLLKELWPNSLYTYKIGHRFFNDTYIWSQTYQFKSSPYPGQNSLQRVVIFGDMGKDEADGSNEYNQFQPGALNTTNQLINVLKNIDIVFHIGDICYANGYISQWDQFTSQIEPIASTIPYMLASGNHERDWPDTGSFYGNMDSGGECGVLVQNMFYVPTENRDKFWYSTDYGMFRFCIADTEHDWREGTEQYNFIEHCLASVDRQKQPWLIFLAHRVLGYSSDSSYANEGSFAEPMGRESLQKLWQKYKVDIAIFGHVHNYERTCPVYQNICTNNEKHFYKGALNGTIHVAAGGAGASLSDFTPIQTTWSIFRDYDHGFVKLTAFDHSNLLFEYKKSRDGKVYDSFRISRDYRHILACAFDGCPSMTLAS, from the exons ATGGGAACTTTAGTAGCTTTTCTTTCAATTATGTTGACTCTGGTTAGCCGTCAAGGGGTAACATGTCATGGGGAGCATCCTCTTTCAAAGATCGCCATTCATAAGACCGTTCTTTCCCTTGACATTCATGCTTCTATTAAAGCCACTCCTTCAGTTCTTGGGGTTAAT GGCGAAAACAAAAAATGGGTTGTTCTAGAGTACAACATTTCAAATCCCTCGGCCGGTGATTGGATTGGGGTATTTTCTCCAGGCAATTTCAG TGCATCTAGCTGCTTCCCTGATAATCCAAGAACATTTCCACCATTCTTGTGTACAGCACCTATAAAG TATAAATATGCCAATTACTCGAGCCGTCGCTACAAAGACACAGGGAAAGGATCACTGAAGCTTCAATTGATTAACCAGAGATCAGACTTTTCTTTTGCCTTGTTTTCTGGTGGACTCTTCAGT CCAAAGCTGGTTGCAGTATCAAACATAGTTGCCTTTGCAAATCCAAATGCACCAGTATACCCGCGCTTAGCACAAGGAAAGACATGGGGTGAA ATGACTGTGACGTGGACAAGTGGATATGGAATCAACGAAGCAGAACCTTTCGTGGAATGGGGTCGAAAGGGAGGACAAAAGGGGCGTACTCCAGCAGGAACATTGACATTTGATCGCAGCAGCATGTGTG GAGCACCAGCACGAACTGTTGGATGGCGTGATCCTGGATTCATCCACACTAGTTTACTAAAAGAACTTTGGCCGAACTCGCT GTATACCTACAAGATTGGTCATCGATTCTTCAATGACACATATATTTGGAGTCAGACATATCAATTTAAATCATCTCCTTATCCCGGTCAAAATTCTCTACAACGTGTTGTCATTTTCGGGGACATGGGAAAG GATGAAGCTGATGGCTCCAATGAATATAATCAATTTCAACCTGGCGCTCTTAACACTACCAATCAGCTAATTAATGTTTTAAAGAACATTGATATAGTGTTCCACATTGGTGATATCTGTTATGCCAACGGCTACATTTCACAGTGGGATCAGTTTACTTCGCAAATTGAGCCAATCGCTTCAACTATACCTTATATGCTTGCTAG TGGCAACCATGAGCGCGACTGGCCTGATACGGGCTCATTTTATGGCAATATGGATTCAGGTGGAGAATGTGGAGTTTTAGTTCAGAATATGTTTTACGTTCCCACAGAGAACAGGGATAAGTTCTG GTATTCTACAGACTATGGTATGTTCCGGTTCTGCATAGCTGATACAGAACACGATTGGAGGGAGGGAACCGAGCAATATAACTTCATTGAACATTGTCTAGCATCTGTAGACAGACAAAAACAACCATGGCTAATCTTCCTTGCTCATCGGGTACTGGGATATTCTTCAGATTCTTCTTACGCTAATGAGGGATCTTTTGCAGAACCTATGGGTAGGGAAAGCCTTCAAAAACTCTGGCAGAAGTATAAAGTTGATATAGCCATTTTTGGCCATGTTCATAACTACGAGCGGACTTGTCCCGTCTACCAG AATATTTGTACAAACAATGAGAAGCACTTTTATAAGGGTGCCTTGAATGGAACTATACACGTAGCTGCTGGAGGAGCTGGAGCAAGCCTTTCAGATTTTACCCCCATCCAAACTACATGGAGTATCTTCAGGGATTATGACCATGGATTTGTGAAGTTGACAGCATTTGATCATTCAAATCTGTTGTTTGAGTATAAAAAAAGCAGAGATGGTAAAGTTTACGACTCGTTCAGGATATCTCGAGACTATAGACACATACTGGCCTGCGCATTCGACGGCTGCCCAAGCATGACCCTTGCATCTTGA
- the LOC104120016 gene encoding probable trehalose-phosphate phosphatase 2 produces the protein MRENLKRWLYQAMGFQNELAKTPRIEPISKATKPNKTEPNAGEPKDSKSDLSLCADVKYMSWLKEHPSALSSFQEMIGAAKGKRIVVFLDYDGTLSPIVNDPDSAFMSDLMRSAVREVARLYPTAIISGRSRQKVYGFVKLDEVFYAGSHGMDIMGPAIQASSYDGKYQSKALDKKGNELTVFQPAQDFLPSIEKMLNELEETTSEINGALVEDNRFCISVHYRHVLQEDFGLLEKKVQAVVAKYPCFHLTRGKKVIEIRPSIKWNKGDALVYLLETLGFANSSDVLPIYIGDDRTDEDAFKVLKCRGQGYPIIVSSNPRDTLASYSLRDPSEVLSFLIRLARRGDLSSV, from the exons ATGAGAGAAAATTTGAAAAGGTGGCTATACCAGGCGATGGGCTTCCAGAATGAGCTGGCTAAAACTCCAAGAATTGAGCCCATTTCAAAAGCTACTAAGCCTAACAAGACGGAGCCCAATGCAGGAGAACCGAAAGATTCAAAGTCTGATTTGTCCCTTTGTGCTGATGTCAAATACATGTCCTGGTTG AAAGAGCACCCTTCAGCATTGAGCTCCTTCCAAGAAATGATAGGTGCAGCAAAGGGGAAACGTATCGTCGTGTTTTTAGATTATGATGGTACTCTATCTCCAATTGTGAATGATCCTGACAGTGCCTTCATGTCTGATCTG ATGCGTTCAGCTGTACGTGAAGTTGCAAGGCTTTATCCGACGGCTATAATAAGTGGAAGAAGTCGACAGAAG GTTTATGGATTTGTGAAGTTAGATGAGGTATTCTATGCGGGCAGCCATGGAATGGACATAATGGGACCTGCAATTCAGGCCAGTTCCTATGATGGAAAGTATCAAAGCAAGGCCCTTGATAAAAAG GGGAATGAACTCACTGTCTTCCAGCCTGCTCAGGACTTTCTGCCTTCAATTGAAAAG ATGTTGAACGAATTGGAGGAAACAACTTCGGAGATAAATGGAGCTCTGGTTGAGGACAACAGGTTCTGCATCTCGGTACATTACCGGCATGTCTTACAAGAG GATTTCGGGTTGCTGGAAAAGAAAGTACAAGCAGTAGTTGCGAAGTACCCCTGTTTTCATCTTACAAGGGGTAAGAAAGTCATAGAAATACGGCCATCAATTAAGTGGAATAAAGGGGATGCTCTGGTTTACTTGCTTGAAACTCTAGGATTTGCAAATTCAAGTGATGTTCTCCCAATTTACATAGGGGATGACAGAACTGACGAAGATGCTTTTAAG GTACTAAAGTGTAGAGGACAAGGGTATCCTATTATAGTGTCTAGTAATCCAAGGGACACATTGGCATCTTACTCGCTGCGAGATCCATCAGAAGTTTTATCTTTTCTGATTCGGCTGGCGAGAAGAGGGGATCTTTCCTCAGTGTAG
- the LOC104086983 gene encoding abscisic acid receptor PYL8: MSPNGFSGLEKEYIRKHHHHDLAENQCSSFLVKHIRAPVHLVWSLVRRFDQPQKYKPFVSRCIVQGNLEIGSLREVDVKSGLPATTSTERLELLDDEEHILIVRIIGGDHRLRNYSSIISVHPEVIDGRPGTLVIESFVVDVPEGNTKDETCYFVEALIKCNLKSLADVSERLAVQDRTEPIEQV, translated from the exons ATGAGCCCGAACGGATTCAGCGGTTTAGAGAAAGAGTATATAAGGAAGCATCATCATCATGACCTAGCGGAGAATCAATGCAGTTCCTTTCTGGTCAAGCACATTCGAGCGCCTGTTCATCTC GTTTGGTCATTGGTTAGGAGGTTTGATCAGCCACAAAAGTACAAGCCCTTTGTCAGCAGGTGCATTGTGCAAGGAAATCTTGAGATTGGTAGTCTTAGGGAAGTCGATGTCAAGTCAGGCCTCCCTGCAACAACGAGTACTGAGAGATTGGAGCTTCTTGATGATGAAGAGCACATCTTAATTGTCAGGATTATTGGCGGGGATCACAGACTTAGG AATTACTCATCAATCATATCTGTCCACCCGGAGGTGATTGATGGAAGACCTGGGACACTGGTGATTGAATCATTTGTGGTGGACGTACCCGAAGGAAACACCAAAGATGAGACGTGTTACTTTGTTGAAGCATTAATCAAATGCAACCTAAAATCACTTGCTGATGTTTCAGAGCGACTTGCTGTGCAGGACAGGACAGAGCCCATTGAGCAGGTCTAA